From Chloroflexota bacterium:
GCTGCCGCCGCCCAGCTCGACGCCGTTCAGCACGATATCGTAGGCATTGGCCTTGACGCTGCCTGGATCGCTTTCGAGGCGATCGATATCCTCTGCCTTGGGCGAGGTAAAGGGGTGGTGCGTGGCATCCCATCGGTCTTCATCCTCGTTCCACTCCACCAGGGGAAAATCCACCACCCAGAGAAATTGGAATTCAGACTGGTCGATAAGACCGGAGTCCTTGCCCAGGCGCAGGCGCAATTCGCTCAGAGAAGCAGCTACCACCCCGGCCTGGTCGGCGATGATGAAGACCACGTCGCCCGGCTCAACGTCACAGCGTTCGGCGATAGCGCTGAGCTCGCCAGCAGAGAAGAACTTGGCAATAGGTGACCTGGGTTTGGCATCCGGATCGACGGGATAGTCGAGCCAGGCCAGGCCCCTGGCCCCATAGATCTTGACCAAATCCTCGTATTCCTTGACCTGTTTGCGGACCTTGTTGCTGCTCAACTGGCCCACGCCGGGCGCGCGGACAGCCTTGACCTGGTTGCCCGCCGACAGTGCAGCCTTCAGGAAAGCAACGCCCGTCTCCTGCAGCAGATCGCCCAGATCCTTCAGCTCCAGGCCGAAACGGATATCGGGCCTGTCGCTGCCGTAGCGCGTCATGGCTTCGGTGTAGGTCAGTCGCGGGAAGGGCAGGACCGGTGCATCGGCCTCGGTCAATTGATCGACCAACACCTGGCAGAGGCCGCTGGTAATATCGATGACATCCTCTTGATCGACGAAGGCCATTTCCACGTCCAACTGGGTGAACTCGGGCTGGCGATCGGCTCGCAGGTCCTCGTCCCGGAAGCAGCGGGCAATCTGGTAATAGCGATCGAAGCCGGCTACCATCAGGAGCTGCTTAAATTGCTGCGGGCTCTGAGGCAGGGCATAGAATTCGCCGGGATGGATCCGGCTGGGCACCAGGTAGTCCCTGGCTCCTTCCGGGGTGGACTTGGTGAGGATAGGCGTTTCAATATCGATGAAGCCGTGATCGTCGAAATAATCGCGCATCAGCTTGATCGCCCGGTGGCGCAGCATGATGTTTGTTTGCATGCGCGAGCGGCGCAGGTCCAGGTAGCGGTACTTGAGGCGTGTAAACTCGTTGGCTTCCAGCTCATCCCGGATCTCGAAGGGCAGCGGCCTGGAGGCATTTTCGATCTGCATCTCGCTGACGATGACCTCGATATCACCGGTGGCAAGGGTCGGATTGATCATACCCTCGGGCCGCAGTTTGACCGTGCCCTTGATGGCCAGGACAAACTCACCCCGGACCTTTTCGGCCGTGGCGTGGGCTTCCGGTGTATCGGGCGTGACGACGATCTGGGTCAGCCCGTAGCGATCCCGCAGGTCGATGAAAACGAGGTTGCCGTGATCACGTCGCCGATGGGCCCAGCCGTTGAGGATTACCTCTTGTCCGGCGTTTTCCGCGCGCAACTCACCACAGGTATGCGTACGTTTCAACATAAGTTCCTCTTGTCCTCTTGGTTTTTCAGATCAGGATGCCAGAATATCAGAATATCGGAATGTCAGGATGACCGGTGCAACGCTGCGGATCATGCCAGGATGACATTATGACATATTGACATTAATTCATCAAGCCGAAGGGTTTGGCGAATTGGCGGTGGGGAAGTAGAATGAAGTGGATTTCGGCGCATGGGCCATGGGGGGTGATCGCTTGGGCAACAGCTGCGGCGCTTCCGGCGATGCTGTCTCCCGGGCAACGATCCACGCGGCACCGGACGGTCGGAGGGTCAGAGGGTCAGAATATCGCAATGCCATGACCTGCTCCACTCCGGGCTATGCCGCAGAACTTTGTGACACTCTGACGTTCCGGTATTCTGACATATTGACATAATGACATCAAGTTCCTGGAGTCCTGATGATGAGTATGACACAACAAGAATCCCTCGATCTGGTTCGCCAGTTGCTGGGAGCCCGCGACGACGATGAATTGACACAGATTATCAGCCTGAACCTGGGAGGTGTAGATGGCACCTTTTTTGGTGTGCTCAATTCCTCGGTGAAGCAGCTTGAGCGAGAGGGAAAGCCAAATATCGCTCAGGCTTTGCAGACCGTGGGCGATCAGATGCTTCGCATGAAGACGCTGATCTAATGGTCAATGGTCAGGTGAGAATTGGTGTCGCGCGCGAATTGCGATAGAATAGGGGCGTCGGGCACTGTTTCCTTGAACTATCCGCAGTCAAAGCATACCGAGTACTTATGTCATCAAATCCCCAATGGGAGTACCTGCCCACCACCTTGATCCTTTGCCGCCATGGCGAGAGCAAATGGAATATAGAACGGCGAATCCAGGGCCAATCGCCCCTGGCTCCCGGTCTCTCAGCCGAAGGCCGCTGGCAGGCGCGACGCCTGGCTAACCGACTGCAACAGGAAGGTGCCGACATCCTCTATACCAGCGACCTGAAGCGAGCCTATGAAACGGCCGAAATCGTGGGGTCCTGGCTCGGCCTGCGACTGCGAACGGACCAGCGCTGGCGGGAAGTGAACCTGGGCCGTTGGCAGGGCCTGACAGGCCAGGAGGCCAAACTCAAGTGGCCTGAGGAATGGGCAGCCCTGGAAAATGGAGAGGATGTGCCGCGAGGGGGAGGCGAGACCCTGGCTCAGGTCCAGCGACGGGTTACGACGGCCGCGCGCGATCTGATGGCAAGGCACGAGGGCAGAACCATCGCAGTAGTCTGTCATGGCGGGGCGATCCGGACCTGTATCGCCGGATTTGAGGACTACGCCCTGGACAACCTGCGGGAACAGGTGGGACCGATCTACAATTGTTCGGTAACGATCCTGGAGCACGACGGGGACCGTCTTGAGGTGCTTACTGTGGCCGACGTCAGTCATCTGGAAACACCTGGGTAAAAAATGAGTTCCTCGCAGCCATTGGCCCTGGTGGCGGGAGTGATTCTGATCGTGGTGGGACTGGCGTACCCGATGGTCGCGCTAATTCGCGTCAACAAAATGCTCGGTCAGGAGCAGGTTTCTCGCGGGAAGATCACAGCGACGCTGTTGCTGACCGGTGTTTTCCCTCTGACCGCGGTGCTGGCTGGGTTCTATTTGCTCTCCGAGCAGGCCCGACAGTCGGCAATTTTCAGCGGCGCACTGATCGCATCGGCCCTGTTTACGGTTGCTATTCTGATTTATCGCTCGCGTGTCGACCGCTCTGCCCGGCCTATGCCTCCGGAGAGCAACGGAAGGGATTCGGAAAACTCCTGATCGGCGTTGCGTTGGTTTTTTTGCAGGAGTGACGTCCAGGTTATCGAGCGTATCCGGAGAGGCTTTTACCGTGCAATTTCTTCTCCTCGGCCTCAGCCTTGGGCTATCGGCAGGCCTTAGCCCCGGACCGCTGATGACGCTGGTGATCACCACCTCCCTTCGGGATGGTTTCTGGCAGGGTTTTTTGGTTGCCATGGCGCCCATCCTGACCGACCTTCCTATCATTCTGCTATCCATTTTCGTATTGGGCCGCCTTCCCGACTGGATACTTCCACTCATCGGTATCGTGGGGAGTGGCTACATCATCACCCTGGGGTGGGAGACGGTCCGGGATGCGCAGCATGCCAGCCTGAGGCAACCGGGCGCCGATGCTGAAACGCAGGGCAACAGCAGCAAACGTTCTCTGGGTCAGGGAGCGACCGTCAATCTGCTCAATCCCCATCCCTACCTCTTCTGGGCCACGGTGGGTGGGCCCACATTGCTGGCAGCTTTCAGCCAGAATCCCCTGTATGCCGTGGCTTTCCTGCTGGGCTTTTACACATTACTGATCGGTTCCAAGATCGGTGTAGCCGCCCTGGTAGCGAGCCAGTCTCACCTGCTGACCGACACCTGGTACCGGCGAATCCTGCTGGCTCTGGGTGTCCTGTTGATCGGGCTGGGGCTGCTGGTGGCCTGGCAAACGGTAAGCGGGGCGCTGGGTTAACTCAGACGTTATTAATTTCCTCATCCTGTCCCCCGCAGAAAACTCCCTCAAAAACATCTCCATCGGTTCTCCACAATCCTGCGCGAGAATAGTCCTAACAACGATGATGCAGGTCCGTGCAAACAGGATCGGCATCGAAAGAAAGGACAAAAGGTTTTATGGCAACAACATCTCGCAAACGTCAACTGTCGACGACTACCAAGCTCAATTGGCTACTGGATTTCATCCTCTTTTTGGGTGCTGTGGCGGCGGCAGTAACGGGTATCTACTTCCTGTTCTTCGTGAGCGGTGGCTACCAGGCCGGGCGCAACCCATTGTATGGCGTCACCCTTCTATTTGAACGGGCGACCTGGGATCTGCTGCACACCTGGGGAGGCGTTCTCATGATCAGCGCCGCGCTGGCCCACCTGGCCATCCATCTGGACTGGGTGCGTATGATCGGTCGAAAGATCGTATTCGCTGTGCGGGGAGATGGGCGCGGCCTTTCCAGGGGCGCCAAGATCAACATAGCGGTCAATGCCGTCATTGCAATCAGTTTCTTTCTTGTTGCAATCAGCGGAGTCGTCTTCCTGTTTGCGCCTACCGGCGGGTACCAGGGTGGCGCAAATCCAGGCTGGGAGATCCAGTTCCTGTTTGGCCGAGCCACGTGGGATATGATCCATACCTGGTCGGGCGTGACGTTGATCGTGGCTGGAATTGTCCATCTGTCTATTCACTGGCGCTGGGTTACCAAGGTTGCGGGCAGAATGTTGCCC
This genomic window contains:
- the aspS gene encoding aspartate--tRNA ligase, with the protein product MKRTHTCGELRAENAGQEVILNGWAHRRRDHGNLVFIDLRDRYGLTQIVVTPDTPEAHATAEKVRGEFVLAIKGTVKLRPEGMINPTLATGDIEVIVSEMQIENASRPLPFEIRDELEANEFTRLKYRYLDLRRSRMQTNIMLRHRAIKLMRDYFDDHGFIDIETPILTKSTPEGARDYLVPSRIHPGEFYALPQSPQQFKQLLMVAGFDRYYQIARCFRDEDLRADRQPEFTQLDVEMAFVDQEDVIDITSGLCQVLVDQLTEADAPVLPFPRLTYTEAMTRYGSDRPDIRFGLELKDLGDLLQETGVAFLKAALSAGNQVKAVRAPGVGQLSSNKVRKQVKEYEDLVKIYGARGLAWLDYPVDPDAKPRSPIAKFFSAGELSAIAERCDVEPGDVVFIIADQAGVVAASLSELRLRLGKDSGLIDQSEFQFLWVVDFPLVEWNEDEDRWDATHHPFTSPKAEDIDRLESDPGSVKANAYDIVLNGVELGGGSIRIHQRDIQEQLFELLGHSPEDAYEKFGHMLDAFEYGTPPHGGIALGIDRLIMLLAGEQSIREVIPFPKNQQASEPMTGAPDTVDQAQLDVLHLVSTAEDEI
- a CDS encoding histidine phosphatase family protein encodes the protein MSSNPQWEYLPTTLILCRHGESKWNIERRIQGQSPLAPGLSAEGRWQARRLANRLQQEGADILYTSDLKRAYETAEIVGSWLGLRLRTDQRWREVNLGRWQGLTGQEAKLKWPEEWAALENGEDVPRGGGETLAQVQRRVTTAARDLMARHEGRTIAVVCHGGAIRTCIAGFEDYALDNLREQVGPIYNCSVTILEHDGDRLEVLTVADVSHLETPG
- a CDS encoding LysE family translocator, producing MQFLLLGLSLGLSAGLSPGPLMTLVITTSLRDGFWQGFLVAMAPILTDLPIILLSIFVLGRLPDWILPLIGIVGSGYIITLGWETVRDAQHASLRQPGADAETQGNSSKRSLGQGATVNLLNPHPYLFWATVGGPTLLAAFSQNPLYAVAFLLGFYTLLIGSKIGVAALVASQSHLLTDTWYRRILLALGVLLIGLGLLVAWQTVSGALG
- a CDS encoding DUF4405 domain-containing protein, with the translated sequence MATTSRKRQLSTTTKLNWLLDFILFLGAVAAAVTGIYFLFFVSGGYQAGRNPLYGVTLLFERATWDLLHTWGGVLMISAALAHLAIHLDWVRMIGRKIVFAVRGDGRGLSRGAKINIAVNAVIAISFFLVAISGVVFLFAPTGGYQGGANPGWEIQFLFGRATWDMIHTWSGVTLIVAGIVHLSIHWRWVTKVAGRMLPVRDERISAPSVVNRV